In Streptomyces thermolilacinus SPC6, a single genomic region encodes these proteins:
- the hflX gene encoding GTPase HflX gives MTSSSSPSQDKLSSAEPNRAESLRADALMEEDVAWSFEIDGERDGDQFDRQERAALRRVAGLSTELEDVTEVEYRQLRLERVVLVGVWTSGTVQDAENSLAELAALAETAGALVLDGVIQRRDKPDPATYIGSGKADELRDIVLETGADTVVCDGELSPGQLIHLEDIVKVKVVDRTALILDIFAQHAKSREGKAQVALAQMQYMLPRLRGWGQSLSRQMGGGGGGGMATRGPGETKIETDRRRIREKMAKMRREIAEMKTGRDIKRQERRRNKVPSVAIAGYTNAGKSSLLNRLTGAGVLVENALFATLDPTVRRAETPSGRLYTLADTVGFVRHLPHHLVEAFRSTMEEVGDSDLILHVVDGAHPAPEEQLAAVREVIRDVGATNVPEIVVINKADAADPLVLQRLLRVEKHAIAVSARTGKGIAELLAMIDAELPRPEVEVEALVPYTQGGLVSRVHAEGEVISEEHTAEGTLLKARVHSELAALLAPYSVVAA, from the coding sequence ATGACCTCCTCTTCATCCCCTTCCCAGGACAAGCTGAGCTCCGCGGAGCCGAACCGCGCCGAGAGCCTTCGGGCCGATGCACTGATGGAAGAGGACGTCGCCTGGAGCTTCGAGATCGACGGAGAGCGGGACGGCGACCAGTTCGACCGCCAGGAGCGTGCCGCGCTCCGCCGAGTGGCCGGCCTCTCCACCGAGCTCGAAGACGTCACCGAGGTCGAGTACCGGCAGCTGCGCCTGGAGCGCGTCGTGCTGGTCGGCGTCTGGACCTCCGGGACCGTGCAGGACGCCGAGAACTCCCTGGCCGAGCTGGCCGCCCTCGCCGAGACGGCGGGCGCGCTCGTCCTGGACGGCGTCATCCAGCGCCGCGACAAGCCCGACCCGGCCACGTACATCGGCTCGGGCAAGGCGGACGAGCTGCGCGACATCGTGCTGGAGACCGGCGCCGACACCGTCGTCTGCGACGGTGAGCTGAGCCCCGGCCAGCTCATCCACCTGGAGGACATCGTCAAGGTCAAGGTGGTCGACCGCACCGCTCTGATCCTCGACATCTTCGCCCAGCACGCCAAGTCGCGCGAGGGCAAGGCGCAGGTCGCGCTCGCCCAGATGCAGTACATGCTGCCTCGACTGCGCGGCTGGGGTCAGTCGCTGTCCCGGCAGATGGGTGGCGGCGGCGGTGGCGGCATGGCCACCCGAGGCCCCGGTGAGACCAAGATCGAGACGGACCGGCGCCGGATCCGCGAGAAGATGGCGAAGATGCGCCGGGAGATCGCGGAGATGAAGACCGGCCGCGACATCAAGCGCCAGGAGCGGCGCCGCAACAAGGTGCCGTCGGTCGCCATCGCCGGGTACACCAACGCCGGCAAGTCGTCCCTGCTCAACCGGCTGACCGGCGCAGGCGTGCTGGTGGAGAACGCCCTGTTCGCCACCCTCGACCCGACGGTCCGCCGGGCCGAGACGCCCAGCGGCCGGCTGTACACGCTGGCCGACACGGTGGGCTTCGTCCGGCACCTGCCGCACCACCTCGTCGAGGCGTTCCGCTCCACGATGGAGGAGGTCGGCGACTCCGACCTGATCCTCCACGTGGTGGACGGCGCGCACCCGGCGCCAGAGGAGCAGCTGGCCGCCGTGCGCGAGGTGATCCGCGACGTGGGCGCGACCAACGTGCCCGAGATCGTCGTGATCAACAAGGCGGACGCGGCCGACCCGCTCGTCCTCCAGCGGCTGCTGCGGGTCGAGAAGCACGCGATCGCCGTCTCCGCGCGGACCGGCAAGGGCATCGCGGAACTGCTCGCGATGATCGACGCCGAGCTGCCCCGCCCGGAGGTCGAGGTCGAGGCGCTCGTCCCGTACACGCAGGGCGGACTCGTCTCGCGGGTGCACGCCGAGGGCGAGGTGATCTCCGAGGAGCACACCGCGGAGGGCACGCTGCTCAAGGCGCGGGTGCACAGCGAGCTCGCCGCGCTGCTGGCTCCGTACAGCGTCGTCGCGGCCTGA
- a CDS encoding M1 family metallopeptidase, translated as MTLTSPRLRAALLAAASAGLIAAAVPAPGPLGIGDPLYPYLGNPGYDVLAYDIAFTYGGDNRKPLDTLTKIDARTTQRLESVNLDFAHGTVESVTVDGRPAHFTGTGEDLVVRPDRPVGKGERITIAVTHTSDPTAAGADSGWIRTSDGLAMANQADAAHRVFPCNDHPADKAYFTIRVTTPKDLVAVANGRAVAHAVAGPTATWTYRGAHPMATELAQVSIGRSAVVRRTGPHGLPLRDVVPAADRERMERWLRKTPDHLRWMERRIGRYPFETYGVLVADAATGFALETQTLSLFERGLFTDPGVPEWYIESVMVHELAHHWFGNSVSPRAWSDLWINEGHATWYEALYAEETGHGTLAKRMREAYTASDGWRAAGGPPAAPRPPGRDGKSGLFRPVVYDGSALVLYALRQEIGAAAFDTLQRRWVTDHAHATAGTDDFVRLASAVAGRDLTGFLHGWLYGEKTPPMPGHPDWRSASPARGPAAPSAKTAAPVPAPTTAAQAAAAQATAAQAPAPTAAAAAGRKPA; from the coding sequence ATGACCCTCACCTCCCCACGCCTGCGCGCCGCCCTCCTCGCCGCGGCGTCCGCGGGGCTCATCGCGGCGGCCGTACCCGCACCCGGACCGCTCGGCATCGGCGACCCGCTGTACCCGTACCTCGGCAACCCCGGCTACGACGTCCTCGCGTACGACATCGCCTTCACGTACGGCGGCGACAACCGCAAGCCACTCGACACGCTCACCAAGATCGACGCACGGACCACCCAGCGGCTGGAGAGCGTCAACCTGGACTTCGCCCACGGAACCGTCGAGTCCGTCACCGTGGACGGCCGTCCCGCGCACTTCACCGGCACCGGGGAAGACCTGGTCGTGCGGCCCGACCGGCCGGTCGGCAAGGGCGAGCGGATCACCATCGCCGTCACCCACACGAGCGACCCGACCGCCGCGGGCGCCGACAGCGGCTGGATCCGCACCTCCGACGGCCTCGCCATGGCCAACCAGGCCGACGCCGCCCACCGCGTCTTCCCCTGCAACGACCACCCCGCCGACAAGGCGTACTTCACCATCCGCGTCACCACCCCCAAGGATCTCGTCGCCGTCGCCAACGGCCGCGCCGTCGCCCACGCCGTCGCCGGCCCCACCGCGACCTGGACGTACCGCGGCGCCCACCCGATGGCGACCGAGCTGGCCCAGGTCTCCATCGGCCGCTCCGCCGTCGTCCGCCGCACCGGCCCGCACGGCCTGCCGCTGCGCGACGTCGTCCCGGCCGCCGACCGGGAGCGGATGGAGCGCTGGCTGCGGAAGACCCCCGACCACCTGCGCTGGATGGAACGCAGGATCGGCCGGTACCCCTTCGAGACGTACGGCGTGCTCGTCGCCGACGCGGCCACGGGCTTCGCGCTGGAGACCCAGACGCTCTCCCTCTTCGAGCGGGGCCTGTTCACCGACCCCGGGGTCCCCGAGTGGTACATCGAGTCGGTCATGGTCCATGAGCTGGCCCACCACTGGTTCGGCAACAGCGTCAGCCCGCGCGCCTGGTCCGACCTGTGGATCAACGAGGGCCACGCCACCTGGTACGAGGCCCTCTACGCCGAGGAGACCGGCCACGGCACCCTGGCGAAGCGCATGCGCGAGGCGTACACCGCCTCCGACGGCTGGCGCGCGGCGGGCGGCCCCCCGGCCGCGCCCCGCCCGCCCGGGCGCGACGGCAAGTCGGGCCTCTTCCGGCCGGTCGTCTACGACGGCAGCGCCCTCGTCCTGTACGCCCTGCGCCAGGAGATCGGCGCCGCCGCCTTCGACACCCTCCAGCGGCGCTGGGTGACCGACCACGCGCACGCCACCGCGGGCACCGACGACTTCGTCCGCCTCGCCTCCGCCGTCGCGGGCCGCGATCTCACCGGCTTCCTGCACGGATGGCTGTACGGCGAGAAGACCCCGCCCATGCCCGGCCACCCCGACTGGCGCAGCGCGTCACCCGCCCGGGGCCCGGCGGCGCCCAGCGCCAAGACGGCGGCTCCCGTCCCGGCCCCCACCACGGCGGCCCAGGCCGCCGCCGCCCAGGCCACGGCGGCCCAGGCCCCCGCCCCGACCGCGGCGGCCGCGGCCGGGCGGAAACCCGCGTGA
- a CDS encoding RelA/SpoT family protein: protein MSAEATDPSATGRRRGRPRIDLRRLGRAALLGPTARDRLPDAIGHVADAHRAHHPDADLAVLRRAYELAESSHRGQFRKSGEPYITHPLAVTLILAELGAETTTLTASLLHDTVEDTDLTLDQVREEFGEEVAYLVDGVTKLEKVDYGAAAEPETFRKMLVATGNDVRVMSIKLADRLHNMRTLGVMRPEKQARIAKVTRDVLIPLAERLGVQALKTELEDLVFAILHPVEYERTRALIARNADAGDALATVADDVRTVLRDAGITAEVLVRPRHFVSVHRVSLKRGELRGTDFGRLLVLVGEDADCYAVLGELHTCFTPVISEFKDFIAAPKFNLYQSLHTAVAAPDGAVAEVLIRTHQMHKVAEAGVVALGNPYAAAPADGSETADDGERADPTRPGWLSRLLDWQQSAPDPDTFWTSLRADLAQDGEITVFLPDGGTLALPAGATCIDAAYEQHGTAAHACVGARVNGRLATLGTVLHDGDTVQPLLAEDAGSGPSPDWLEHARTPTARIAIGHWLASHPHDADAPAADPRPPAAVVTGRQPTANAIVDAPHTGVRLAGCCTPVPPDAVTGFAVRGGAVTVHRAECPAVRRMENLGRRPVTVRWSGAAACSVTLVAESFGRPRLLADLTEAIATAGAAIVSATVEPPSEQRVRHTYTLQLPDATGLPALMRAMRDVPGVYDVSRAQHPASTQ, encoded by the coding sequence ATGAGCGCAGAGGCCACCGATCCCAGTGCCACCGGCCGCAGGCGCGGCCGCCCCAGAATCGACCTGCGCAGACTCGGCCGCGCCGCGCTGCTCGGCCCCACCGCCCGTGACCGCCTGCCCGACGCCATCGGCCATGTCGCGGACGCCCACCGCGCCCACCACCCCGACGCCGACCTGGCCGTCCTGCGCCGCGCGTACGAGCTGGCGGAGTCGTCCCACCGCGGCCAGTTCCGCAAGAGCGGCGAGCCGTACATCACCCACCCCCTCGCCGTCACGCTCATCCTCGCCGAGCTGGGCGCGGAGACCACGACACTGACGGCCTCCCTGCTCCACGACACCGTCGAGGACACCGATCTGACGCTCGACCAGGTTCGCGAGGAGTTCGGCGAGGAGGTCGCCTATCTCGTGGACGGCGTCACCAAGCTGGAGAAGGTGGACTACGGCGCCGCCGCCGAGCCCGAGACGTTCCGCAAGATGCTCGTCGCCACCGGCAACGACGTCCGCGTCATGTCGATCAAACTCGCCGACCGGCTGCACAACATGCGCACCCTCGGCGTCATGCGCCCCGAGAAACAGGCACGCATCGCCAAGGTCACCCGCGACGTCCTCATCCCCCTCGCGGAACGGCTCGGCGTCCAGGCGCTCAAGACCGAGCTGGAGGACCTGGTCTTCGCCATCCTCCACCCCGTCGAGTACGAGCGCACCCGCGCCCTCATCGCCCGCAACGCCGACGCGGGCGACGCCCTCGCGACCGTCGCCGACGACGTGCGCACCGTCCTGCGGGACGCCGGGATCACCGCCGAAGTCCTCGTCCGCCCCCGCCACTTCGTCTCCGTGCACCGCGTCAGCCTCAAACGCGGCGAACTGCGCGGCACCGACTTCGGGCGGCTCCTCGTCCTCGTCGGCGAGGACGCCGACTGCTACGCCGTGCTCGGCGAGCTCCACACCTGCTTCACGCCGGTGATCTCCGAGTTCAAGGACTTCATCGCCGCCCCCAAGTTCAACCTGTACCAGTCGCTGCACACGGCCGTCGCCGCCCCCGACGGCGCCGTCGCGGAAGTCCTCATCCGCACCCACCAGATGCACAAGGTCGCGGAAGCCGGGGTCGTCGCCCTCGGCAACCCGTACGCGGCCGCCCCCGCCGACGGCTCGGAAACGGCCGACGACGGCGAACGCGCCGACCCCACCCGCCCCGGCTGGCTCTCCCGCCTCCTCGACTGGCAGCAGTCCGCACCCGACCCCGACACGTTCTGGACCTCGCTGCGCGCCGACCTCGCCCAGGACGGTGAGATCACCGTCTTCCTCCCCGACGGCGGCACCCTCGCCCTCCCCGCCGGGGCCACCTGCATCGACGCCGCGTACGAGCAGCACGGAACGGCCGCCCACGCCTGCGTCGGCGCCCGCGTCAACGGCCGCCTCGCCACGCTCGGCACCGTCCTCCACGACGGCGACACCGTGCAGCCGCTGCTCGCGGAGGACGCGGGCTCCGGCCCGTCCCCCGACTGGCTGGAACACGCCCGCACGCCCACCGCCCGCATCGCCATCGGCCACTGGCTGGCCAGCCACCCCCACGACGCCGACGCCCCGGCCGCCGACCCGCGCCCGCCCGCCGCCGTCGTCACCGGCCGCCAGCCCACCGCCAACGCCATCGTGGACGCCCCGCACACGGGCGTCCGCCTGGCCGGCTGCTGCACCCCCGTACCGCCCGACGCCGTGACCGGGTTCGCCGTACGCGGCGGCGCCGTCACCGTCCACCGCGCCGAGTGCCCCGCCGTACGCCGCATGGAGAACCTCGGGCGGCGGCCGGTCACCGTGCGCTGGAGCGGCGCCGCGGCCTGCAGCGTCACGCTCGTCGCCGAATCGTTCGGCCGCCCCCGGCTGCTCGCCGACCTCACCGAGGCCATCGCCACGGCGGGCGCCGCCATCGTCTCCGCCACCGTGGAACCCCCCAGCGAACAGCGCGTCCGCCACACGTACACGCTCCAGCTGCCCGACGCGACGGGCCTGCCCGCCCTGATGCGCGCCATGCGCGACGTACCGGGCGTGTACGACGTGAGCCGCGCCCAGCACCCCGCCTCGACGCAGTAG
- the dapF gene encoding diaminopimelate epimerase, giving the protein MSTAPIAFLKGHGTENDFVIVPDPDNAIDLPATLVARLCDRRAGIGGDGVLHVVRSAAHPEARHMADEAEWFMDYRNADGSVAEMCGNGVRVFARYLMHAGHVTAGDIAVATRGGVKPVHLAKNGDVTVSMGRAALPEAGVTVTVDGRSWPARNVNMGNPHAVAFVEDLAHAGTLYTEPPYAPAAVYPDGVNIEFVADRGPRHVAMRVHERGAAETRSCGTGACAVAVATARRDGVDPAETGVPVTYTVDVLGGTLVITERPDGQIEMTGPAVIVAEGHIDPSWLTEPAV; this is encoded by the coding sequence GTGAGCACCGCACCCATCGCCTTCCTCAAGGGCCACGGCACCGAGAACGACTTCGTGATCGTGCCCGACCCGGACAACGCCATCGACCTGCCCGCCACCTTGGTGGCCAGGCTCTGCGACCGGCGCGCCGGGATCGGCGGCGACGGGGTGCTGCACGTCGTGCGCAGCGCCGCCCACCCGGAGGCCCGCCACATGGCCGACGAGGCCGAGTGGTTCATGGACTACCGCAACGCCGACGGCTCCGTCGCCGAGATGTGCGGCAACGGCGTCCGCGTCTTCGCCCGCTACCTGATGCACGCCGGGCATGTCACGGCCGGGGACATCGCCGTCGCCACCCGCGGCGGCGTCAAGCCCGTCCACCTCGCCAAGAACGGCGACGTCACCGTCTCGATGGGCCGCGCCGCCCTCCCCGAGGCCGGTGTCACGGTCACCGTGGACGGCCGCAGCTGGCCCGCGCGCAATGTCAACATGGGCAACCCCCACGCGGTCGCCTTCGTCGAGGACCTCGCCCACGCCGGCACCCTGTACACCGAGCCGCCCTACGCCCCCGCCGCCGTCTACCCCGACGGGGTCAACATCGAGTTCGTCGCCGACCGGGGCCCCCGGCACGTCGCCATGCGCGTCCACGAGCGCGGCGCCGCCGAGACCCGCTCGTGCGGCACGGGCGCGTGCGCCGTGGCCGTCGCCACTGCCCGCCGCGACGGCGTCGACCCGGCCGAGACGGGCGTTCCCGTCACGTACACGGTGGATGTCCTCGGCGGCACGCTGGTGATCACCGAGCGGCCCGACGGGCAGATCGAGATGACGGGACCCGCCGTGATCGTCGCCGAGGGGCACATCGACCCCTCCTGGCTCACCGAACCGGCCGTCTGA
- the miaA gene encoding tRNA (adenosine(37)-N6)-dimethylallyltransferase MiaA, with product MSSTVPAPRVIAVVGPTAAGKSDLGVHLAQELGGEVVNADSMQLYRGMDIGTAKLTPEERDGIPHHLLDIWDVTETASVAEYQRLARAEIDRLLAESRTPVLVGGSGLYVRGAIDALEFPGTDPVVRARLEAELEERGSGVLHARLAAADPDAARAILPSNGRRVVRALEVIEITGKPFTANLPGHDSVYDTIQIGVDVERPELDARITARVDRMWEAGLVDEVRELEQRGLREGRTASRALGYQQVLAALAGECTEQEARDETVRATKRFARRQDSWFRRDPRVRWLSGAAADRGELPRHALTLVERAVTA from the coding sequence GTGAGCAGCACAGTCCCCGCCCCCCGCGTCATCGCCGTCGTCGGCCCCACCGCAGCCGGAAAGTCCGATCTGGGCGTCCACCTGGCGCAGGAGCTCGGCGGCGAGGTCGTCAACGCCGACTCCATGCAGCTGTACCGAGGGATGGACATCGGTACCGCCAAGTTGACCCCGGAGGAGCGCGACGGCATCCCCCACCACCTCCTCGACATCTGGGACGTCACGGAAACCGCCAGCGTCGCCGAATACCAGCGCCTCGCGCGCGCGGAGATCGACCGCCTGCTCGCCGAGAGCCGTACCCCCGTCCTCGTCGGCGGCTCCGGCCTGTACGTACGCGGTGCCATCGACGCCCTGGAGTTCCCCGGCACCGACCCCGTCGTCCGCGCCCGCCTGGAGGCGGAGCTGGAGGAGCGCGGCTCCGGCGTCCTGCACGCCCGGCTCGCCGCCGCGGACCCCGACGCCGCCCGCGCCATCCTCCCGAGCAACGGCAGGCGCGTCGTGCGCGCCCTGGAGGTCATCGAGATCACCGGCAAGCCCTTCACCGCCAACCTGCCGGGCCACGACTCCGTGTACGACACGATCCAGATCGGCGTGGACGTCGAGCGCCCGGAGCTGGACGCCCGGATCACCGCGCGCGTGGACCGCATGTGGGAGGCCGGACTCGTCGACGAGGTGCGCGAGCTGGAGCAGCGGGGCCTGCGCGAGGGCCGCACCGCCTCCCGCGCCCTCGGCTATCAGCAGGTCCTCGCCGCGCTGGCGGGCGAGTGCACCGAACAGGAGGCGCGCGACGAGACCGTACGCGCCACCAAGCGCTTCGCGCGCCGTCAGGACTCCTGGTTCCGCCGTGACCCGCGGGTCAGGTGGCTCAGTGGAGCCGCCGCCGACCGCGGGGAACTCCCGCGCCATGCCCTGACGTTGGTCGAACGAGCGGTTACAGCCTGA
- a CDS encoding antitoxin, with the protein MGFLDTLKTKLGPAKGKVSDLAQQHGDKIDHGIEKAARMVDHRTKGKYTDKIESGTVKARNAMDRLAHRDDEGGTPPGPSATPPTPPPA; encoded by the coding sequence ATGGGCTTCCTGGACACGTTGAAGACCAAGCTCGGCCCGGCCAAGGGCAAGGTCTCCGATCTCGCCCAGCAGCACGGCGACAAGATCGACCACGGCATCGAGAAGGCCGCCCGGATGGTGGACCACAGGACCAAGGGCAAGTACACCGACAAGATCGAGTCGGGAACGGTCAAGGCCAGGAACGCCATGGACCGGCTCGCTCACCGGGACGACGAGGGCGGCACCCCGCCGGGGCCTTCGGCGACACCGCCCACCCCGCCACCGGCCTGA
- a CDS encoding class III extradiol dioxygenase subunit B-like domain-containing protein: protein MLVAAAVCPCPPLLVPAVATGAAPELDDARAACLDALGVLAAARPDRLVVVGPEAEADPGADGTVTHPEGAVGGFQGFGVDVDVRLGAGEARDASGTRRLPPSLAVAAWLLQRADWADAPVEGVGVAERLAPERCAELGRELAVRAPRVALLVMGDGSACRSVKAPGYLDERAGDFDARAARALGAADTGALAELDAGLAYELKAAGRAPWQVLAGAAHTESLDGRLLYDGAPYGVGYLVAAWS from the coding sequence ATGCTTGTCGCCGCAGCCGTCTGCCCCTGCCCGCCGCTCCTCGTCCCCGCCGTCGCCACCGGTGCCGCCCCCGAACTGGACGACGCGCGCGCGGCCTGCCTCGACGCGCTCGGGGTACTGGCCGCCGCGCGCCCCGACCGGCTCGTGGTGGTCGGCCCCGAGGCGGAGGCCGACCCCGGTGCGGACGGCACCGTGACGCACCCGGAGGGCGCCGTGGGCGGCTTCCAGGGCTTCGGCGTGGACGTGGACGTACGGCTCGGGGCCGGGGAGGCGCGGGACGCCTCAGGGACCAGGCGGCTGCCCCCGTCTCTGGCCGTGGCCGCCTGGCTGCTCCAGCGCGCCGACTGGGCGGACGCGCCCGTGGAGGGCGTCGGTGTGGCCGAGCGGCTGGCGCCCGAGCGCTGCGCGGAGCTGGGCCGGGAGCTCGCCGTACGGGCTCCTCGCGTGGCCCTGCTGGTGATGGGCGACGGCAGCGCCTGCCGCTCCGTGAAGGCGCCCGGATATCTGGACGAGCGGGCGGGTGACTTCGACGCGCGGGCCGCCCGGGCCCTGGGCGCCGCCGACACGGGCGCCCTGGCGGAGCTGGACGCCGGACTCGCGTACGAGTTGAAGGCCGCCGGACGTGCCCCCTGGCAGGTCCTCGCGGGCGCCGCGCACACCGAGTCCCTCGACGGCCGGCTGCTCTACGACGGCGCCCCGTACGGCGTGGGCTACCTGGTCGCGGCCTGGTCCTGA
- the miaB gene encoding tRNA (N6-isopentenyl adenosine(37)-C2)-methylthiotransferase MiaB, with the protein MTSSDRSQTVDVTRTYAVRTYGCQMNVHDSERLSGLLEDAGYVRAAEGADEADVVVFNTCAVRENADNKLYGNLGRLAPVKASRPGMQIAVGGCLAQKDRDTIVKKAPWVDVVFGTHNIGKLPVLLERARVQEEAQVEIAESLEAFPSTLPTRRESAYAAWVSISVGCNNTCTFCIVPALRGKEKDRRPGDILAEIEALVAEGVSEITLLGQNVNAYGSDIGDREAFSKLLRACGKIDGLERVRFTSPHPRDFTDDVIAAMAETPNVMPQLHMPLQSGSDTVLKAMRRSYRQERFLGIIEKVRDAIPHAAISTDIIVGFPGETEEDFEQTLHVVREARFAQAFTFQYSKRPGTPAAEMENQIPKEVVQARYERLVALQEEISWEENKKQVGRTLEVMVAEGEGRKDDATRRLSGRAPDNRLVHFTRPDEDVRPGDVVTVEVTYAAPHHLLAEGPVAAVRRTRAGDAWEKRRTAQEAKPAGVMLGLPQIGVPAPLPPAENGCAVG; encoded by the coding sequence ATGACCAGCAGCGACCGGAGCCAGACAGTGGACGTCACGCGTACCTATGCAGTTCGCACCTACGGGTGCCAGATGAACGTCCACGACTCCGAGCGTCTCTCCGGCCTGCTGGAGGACGCCGGGTACGTACGCGCGGCCGAGGGCGCCGACGAGGCCGATGTCGTGGTCTTCAACACGTGCGCGGTCCGCGAGAACGCCGACAACAAGCTGTACGGCAACCTCGGCCGCCTCGCCCCGGTGAAGGCCAGCAGGCCCGGCATGCAGATCGCCGTCGGCGGCTGCCTCGCGCAGAAGGACCGCGACACGATCGTCAAGAAGGCGCCGTGGGTCGACGTCGTCTTCGGCACGCACAACATCGGCAAGCTGCCGGTCCTGCTGGAGCGTGCCCGCGTCCAGGAGGAGGCGCAGGTCGAGATCGCCGAGTCGCTGGAGGCGTTCCCCTCCACGCTCCCGACCCGCCGCGAGTCCGCGTACGCCGCCTGGGTCTCGATCTCCGTCGGCTGCAACAACACCTGCACCTTCTGCATCGTCCCGGCGCTGCGCGGCAAGGAGAAGGACCGCCGTCCCGGCGACATCCTCGCCGAGATCGAGGCGCTCGTCGCCGAGGGCGTCTCCGAGATCACCCTCCTCGGCCAGAACGTCAACGCGTACGGCTCCGACATCGGCGACCGCGAGGCGTTCAGCAAGCTTCTGCGCGCCTGCGGGAAGATCGACGGCCTGGAGCGCGTCCGCTTCACCTCGCCGCACCCGCGCGACTTCACCGACGACGTCATCGCGGCGATGGCCGAGACGCCCAACGTGATGCCGCAGCTGCACATGCCGCTCCAGTCCGGCTCCGACACGGTCCTGAAGGCGATGCGCCGCTCGTACCGGCAGGAGCGCTTCCTCGGCATCATCGAGAAGGTCCGCGACGCCATCCCGCACGCCGCGATCTCCACCGACATCATCGTGGGCTTCCCCGGCGAGACCGAGGAGGACTTCGAGCAGACCCTGCACGTCGTCCGTGAGGCCCGCTTCGCGCAGGCGTTCACCTTCCAGTACTCCAAGCGCCCCGGCACGCCCGCCGCCGAGATGGAGAACCAGATCCCCAAGGAGGTCGTCCAGGCCCGCTACGAGCGGCTGGTCGCCCTCCAGGAGGAGATCTCCTGGGAGGAGAACAAGAAGCAGGTCGGCCGCACGCTGGAGGTCATGGTCGCGGAGGGCGAGGGCCGCAAGGACGACGCCACCCGCCGCCTCTCCGGCCGCGCCCCCGACAACCGTCTGGTCCACTTCACCAGGCCGGACGAGGACGTGCGCCCGGGTGACGTGGTGACCGTCGAGGTCACGTACGCGGCCCCGCACCACCTGCTCGCCGAGGGACCCGTCGCCGCTGTGCGCCGTACGCGCGCGGGGGACGCCTGGGAGAAGCGCCGGACCGCCCAGGAGGCCAAGCCGGCGGGCGTCATGCTCGGCCTGCCCCAGATCGGCGTCCCCGCCCCCCTGCCCCCGGCCGAGAACGGCTGCGCGGTCGGCTGA
- a CDS encoding TAXI family TRAP transporter solute-binding subunit translates to MSPVPSPAAPAPRAARRRVRWPAAALLVVTGLLLWWLVPFGQEQPSGKITFSTGVRTGVYQRYGQLLKEALDRELPRVTVTLRDSEGSQQNLARVASGEADFTIATADAVATYVQEGRPGADGLRGCTRLYDDYVQLVVPKGSRVRSAGDLEGLRVGVGQEGSGVRLLADRLLSAAGLDPAKDVRSVPAGIDTMPELLERGELDAFFWSGGLPTNAVLRLSERFPVRLVPLDQKLVDTVHAEGGPSRYYRSAVIPADAYPLAQDEPVPTVAVPNLLVTTDRMGAELTEGVTRTVIGSRDRVGRVVHPAQVVDLRTAIYTDPLPLHDGARGYYRSVKP, encoded by the coding sequence ATGTCTCCCGTCCCGTCCCCCGCCGCCCCCGCGCCCCGAGCCGCCCGCCGCCGTGTCCGGTGGCCGGCCGCGGCGCTGCTGGTGGTGACCGGCCTGCTGCTGTGGTGGCTGGTGCCGTTCGGGCAGGAGCAGCCGAGCGGGAAGATCACGTTCAGTACGGGCGTGCGGACCGGCGTGTACCAGCGGTACGGGCAGCTGCTGAAGGAGGCGCTGGACCGGGAGCTGCCCCGTGTGACGGTGACCTTGCGCGACAGCGAGGGCTCGCAGCAGAACCTCGCGCGCGTGGCGTCCGGCGAGGCCGACTTCACGATCGCCACGGCGGACGCGGTCGCCACGTACGTGCAGGAGGGCCGTCCCGGCGCGGACGGGCTGCGCGGCTGTACGCGGCTGTACGACGACTATGTGCAGCTCGTCGTGCCGAAGGGCTCGCGGGTGCGGTCGGCGGGCGACCTGGAGGGGCTGCGCGTGGGCGTGGGTCAGGAGGGCTCGGGCGTACGGCTGCTCGCGGACCGGCTCCTGTCGGCGGCGGGTCTGGACCCGGCGAAGGACGTGCGGTCCGTGCCCGCCGGGATCGACACGATGCCGGAACTGCTGGAGCGGGGCGAGCTGGACGCGTTCTTCTGGTCCGGCGGGCTGCCGACCAACGCGGTGCTGCGGCTGTCGGAGCGCTTCCCGGTGCGGCTGGTGCCGCTCGACCAGAAGCTGGTGGACACGGTGCACGCGGAGGGCGGGCCGAGCCGCTACTACCGCTCCGCGGTGATACCGGCGGACGCCTACCCGCTGGCCCAGGACGAGCCGGTGCCGACGGTCGCCGTGCCGAACCTGCTGGTGACGACCGACCGCATGGGCGCGGAGCTGACGGAGGGCGTCACGCGGACGGTGATCGGGAGCCGCGACCGGGTGGGCCGCGTGGTGCACCCCGCGCAGGTGGTGGACCTCCGGACGGCCATCTACACGGACCCGCTGCCCCTCCACGACGGCGCCCGCGGCTACTACCGGTCGGTCAAGCCGTAG